The following proteins are encoded in a genomic region of Enoplosus armatus isolate fEnoArm2 chromosome 11, fEnoArm2.hap1, whole genome shotgun sequence:
- the zic5 gene encoding zinc finger protein ZIC 5: MEPPLSKRNPAIRLADLAATQPLPHQNMTGFPGLGGHHPLSHHAHLHPGELGNDPGVALTPFGPEHMAQTNALKLSPSQHIQSHPEAQTAASFTSAQTTVGFPVAHPHSGYSSSRDFILRRELSASAMHALGDQHSSASSPHHHGMFISPTGAYGHTESGAHSLFTGLHDQASPGAHHHHALNGQMRLGIPGDIYGRPEHFGHRPEHYGPSSLHSYNSMNLNVNIASAPHGAAGAFLRYMRQPIKQELICKWIDQEQNQKKPCSKTYSTMHELVNHVTVEHVGGPEQSSHVCFWEECPREGKAFKAKYKLINHIRVHTGEKPFPCPFPGCGKVFARSENLKIHKRTHTGEKPFKCEFDGCDRKFANSSDRKKHSHVHTSDKPYYCKVRGCDKSYTHPSSLRKHMKVHCKSPPPPSTNVPYISSTNPLGDPLSPNSEPHRNRSANLSPQVTNLNEWYVCQGSGGPNHLHTPSSDVPTSDSDDADSFRHSDPRTML; the protein is encoded by the exons ATGGAACCCCCTTTAAGCAAGAGGAATCCGGCGATAAGATTAGCGGATTTGGCAGCGACTCAACCCCTTCCTCATCAGAATATGACAGGCTTCCCGGGGCTAGGGGGGCATCACCCTCTCTCCCACCATGCCCACCTCCACCCTGGGGAGCTGGGCAACGACCCCGGAGTGGCACTCACTCCATTTGGACCAGAGCACATGGCACAGACAAATGCTCTCAAACTTAGCCCATCTCAGCACATTCAGAGCCATCCCGAAGCCCAGACCGCGGCATCTTTCACTTCTGCTCAGACCACAGTTGGTTTCCCCGTGGCTCACCCCCACTCAGGCTACTCAAGCAGCAGGGACTTCATCCTCAGGAGAGAACTCTCAGCCTCTGCTATGCATGCACTTGGCGACCAGCATAGTTCCGCCTCCTCCCCTCATCACCATGGCATGTTCATCTCCCCAACAGGTGCTTATGGGCACACGGAAAGTGGGGCCCATTCACTTTTCACTGGACTTCACGACCAGGCGTCCCCAGGtgcccaccaccaccatgcCCTCAATGGGCAAATGCGCCTGGGTATACCGGGGGACATCTACGGCAGGCCAGAGCACTTCGGGCACAGGCCAGAGCACTATGGACCCTCTTCTCTCCACAGCTACAACTCCATGAACCTCAATGTGAACATCGCTTCTGCTCCTCACGGAGCCGCGGGGGCGTTTTTAAGATACATGCGGCAGCCCATAAAGCAAGAGCTAATCTGCAAATGGATTGACCAGGAGCAAAATCAGAAAAAGCCCTGCTCTAAAACTTACAGCACCATGCACGAGCTGGTCAACCACGTCACGGTGGAGCACGTCGGGGGACCGGAGCAGAGCAGCCACGTCTGTTTTTGGGAGGAATGTCCACGGGAAGGAAAGGCTTTCAAAGCGAAGTACAAACTGATAAATCACATCCGAGTTCATACGGGAGAAAAGCCCTTCCCGTGTCCTTTCCCGGGCTGTGGAAAAGTGTTCGCTCGATCGGAGAATTTAAAGATTCACAAGAGGACTCACACAG GAGAGAAACCATTCAAGTGCGAGTTTGACGGCTGCGACAGAAAATTCGCCAACAGCAGCGACCGGAAGAAGCACTCTCACGTCCACACCAGCGACAAGCCTTACTACTGCAAGGTCCGCGGCTGTGACAAATCCTACACGCACCCGAGCTCGCTGCGGAAGCACATGAAAGTGCACTGCAAGTCCCCGCCGCCCCCTTCCACCAACGTCCCCTACATTTCCTCCACAAACCCTCTCGGGGACCCTCTTTCGCCCAACTCCGAGCCGCACAGGAACCGCTCCGCGAACCTCTCCCCTCAGGTCACCAACCTCAACGAGTGGTACGTGTGCCAGGGGAGCGGAGGGCCCAACCACCTCCACACCCCCTCCAGCGATGTGCCAACGTCAGACTCAGACGACGCGGACTCTTTCAGACATTCAGACCCGAGGACAATGCTCTGA